The genomic segment GGACAGCAACAGCTCCCGACTCGAACAGCAGGCACTCCTCTCGGTTTCTCGTCTCCACTATCACGCTGTAGGGAGGTGGGTCCAGTTTGTGATAAATGCGATATCCTTTGCTGAAGGccatctttttcttcttctctttttaagatattaaaacacacctgaaagagCAGAAAAGAGAAACCTTCAATTTCTCAAGCCTCAATCCAAGACGAACGCAATCAGATTTTCTCAAAAAACTAATGTCCAGACGTACAAATCTGGTCAATATTTACGATTGCAGGTTTCAGGTCCCACTTCAAACTGAACCCAAGATTTATAAAAATATGCAATACAAATGCGATAAAAGTAACATAAGGCAGACTATTAATTACTCTTGATTCTGATGTTTtgcaaaaacacttttttcatttttgtatgaTTTATAACCTTACGCCTGTCAGATGCCAACTGGAAATGGTCCTTCATTTGCAAGGGAAATgtccacaaaaataaaactctgttctctaaaaataaatgcaatcaAAGTTGCCAAATGAATAGATTTCCAATAAAGTATAAGGAAATGTAAATTATTCAAAGAACATAATTTTTTACAATggccttattttaaaaaatgcagtctGATTCTGAAAAatcagtttttcagtttttgtattttgtctcTAACAAGTGGCCAATCAAATATTTTTCCTGGGAAACAATCATTTGTCCTCGCTTGAACCAATGCATTCATTTCACATCAGACAGCACTGCCCAATCAAAACACTATCAACTATCAATCTCTAAAGACTTGATGTGAAATTCAGGATCAACTAATACTAGCCCCAATACTTCATGCAGCCTGGAAGGTAGACAATGTCTAAAGTCTTCCATCTTAATCTGCAAGTGTGACTGGAATTGCAACTTGTAAACTgtaaaatgaaactgtaaactATAATTTGCATGCAAGGTTGCAGCCCTGATGCGATACCTACGAGTTCACACAAGCCTGCCCCTCCATCGTTGTAGACTTCCCTACAATCTCCAGCCTGCAGAAACCCATGGCTAGCCTGGCAGGTAAGATAATATAATCTAGTGTGACTAACGATCACACCAGTGTCCCAGACAGAGCCAAAGAGCTGAAGCCCTATCTGCTAAAATCTCTCCAGGACCCTGCTAAACTCCAACACAGTCCACCTCCTACGCTATGAGCCAGTTGCCTTTGGAAGAAACCCACTGAGCAGTGTTGCAGTGGGCACTTTTTTCTCCTTGGGCTCTCTGGAGGTGAGCATATCCATCATTAGCAGAAGGATGAACCCTTGATTCATCATCGCCAAAACACAGGGTTGCAGCTTCTGATGATCCAGAGAGAAAACACCCACGATTCAGCCTCATGGAGTTGTAGACTGCCTTTTTAAACACTAGCATCAGGTCCCCTTGCTGTCTgctctaataaaataaaaaaaagaactgaatctttttaggTTGGAACAGAAAGATCTTCTAGGGGACCTGCCTCATGCTTTTCAAGATCAatggatttttttcagtatcaacagaaaaacaaagtaaGGACACGTGTGGAAACTGCAGGGCAGTGCACTTAAAAACTGAGAACTGGAAGTGATCCTTTACACAGAGAATTGTGGGAGTATGGCACAAGCTgagtagctactgtatgtttctaaaGCTAATACACTAGTTTTCTACAAGAAACAGTTAGATGAAACCTTCGCACCACTGAGCTATGAGTCAAGTGATCTTGTCTTATTTACAACCTCTTATATTTTTTAACTCATATGAGACTCCAGTGGACAACATGGTGGTGAATTGGTGaggactgctgcctcacagcacagggccctggattcagttcCAGACCAGGGTGctatgtgtgtggagtttgtttttCTCGTGTTAGCATGTTAGAACACCTGccaggtgttctggtttcctcccagttGAAAAACACACTGGTACATTAATCGGCACGCAGGAAAAATGGCCctgttgtgtatgtgtgtgtccagggtgtaccctgccttgtgcccagtgtTGCCGgtacaggctccagctcccccatgacccagAATTGGAtcaaacagttagaaaatggatggcgaACGGTGGATGGATGAGACTCTAGCAAGCTGCCTTGGAGATAAGGCTTAACTCTCAAGTGCTTCAGCTCAAAGTGCCATTATTGTCTATATTATTGCCATCATAGTGTCTATATTTCAATCACGGTGTTGTGCTTCAGACGTATTACTGTCATATCCAATACTGGAAATCTGCCAGGTTGGGTATCTGTTAACTTGATGTTAAAAGAAGCAGCTAGGACTGTTTAAATATCCCCAATTTCCAGGACAGATGAAACATGGTAGTCTGGACATccctaaaattaaataaatacatttgcacCGGCCTCCAGCTACTACCTTTGAAAGCCATGACTCTCAGGCCAACAGCATTGAATTGACTAGAATGTGTCAATCGCGCGTTGCAGGAACTGTCACTTACCACACCACCAGTTCTAACAAATCTGACAGCAGGAAATCATATACAGTTCGcccccttgcagttacataggatacgCGCACAGTAATCTTGCTCCACTGCTGTGTTTGGGTGATTTGAACTCGCACCGATTAACCTTCAGTTAGGTAAACAAAAAAATCGCAGACTGGCGTTTCATTCTAATCACGCAAAATCAATTCAGGCCCTTTGCGTGATACAGGCCAGAAGACACCACCCTTGAGCATAAACCCAATATGATAATGAATGGCTGGCGGCTATACAATATACGAAATTACAATGGGACTCCAGGTCCTGCTGCTCTGACAACATAAATAGCTGCGTATACTGATATGTATAAAATCAAACACAAAGATTAAAATGCTGACGTTCAAACTGGTTTACcaatattaaaatgacatttcctAACTCTAACTTATGGCAATCACTGAAACCACATATTTTCACGCATCTCTTTGATTTATAACACCGTCTTGTCTTCCGGCTTCATTTTGCTTCTACAGTATCCTGTTATGAAGTATTTTAGTGCATTTCGCCTCCTCACTAAGCCCAGTACGCTCTTTAGTGAAAGGCCATCTGTCACGCAAAGACACGCACGGGTGTTAATCGCGCAGGCCAGCGAAAATGGTCTGTATCGCAGAAAACGATTTACAGGTATTTCATATAATGATATTTTCAAATCTCCTCACCGTCCCACTGCTGTCTCCGCCGGATTTACCAGCCTCTGATCTCCGAGACCACAGAGTCCCTGCCCTCCCACTGCCAATAGGCGACGTCAAACGTCCGCAGCGCACGGTTCCGCCTGCGTAACCGTATAACCCGGCACACACGGGCATCCCAGGTTTGTGAGGAACGCTCATAGAACAAAATGGTCTAACGCTAAGACTTATGCTAATAAGGGGTCTAATTCCCCTTTTAATGCTTATGAGGTGGAAATGCAGTATTACTTCCATTAAAAacttgaaatatatatatataaacaaatcTGTTGTAACTGATGCAAGAAATTTAAGTTATTGTGCTCAAATTTATACCTTTGTTCTGCGTTTTTTGTTCACTTATATTTTTGGATACCCTTTCTCTTTTGCATAATTTGATGTTCAATAAAACTTttgaaagaaagattttttaagGAATGCGCTTGCTTTGTAAGAATCAGGGTTTTCAAGATAATCTGATAGAGTGAGAGCCCAGTTTCGAAAACTGTCATTAAAGATTAAACACACGTGCAAACTAAAACTGATATCTTTAATCATAATACAgctagtttttttatattttatgtttgcaCATATTGCAGACTCACTGTGTACTAGGCCTCGGGGGTGGAGGACTGATATTTTGTCCTTCTTGGAAACATTATGTTTTTGCTCTGTAAATAATCAGATATAACTAGTATATTTTCTCATTCTTCAATTAATAAACAAAAGCTGggtgaaaaaatattcaggtcACCAAATCCTGCTTGACTACATTGAAATGTGCATTTAAAGTTGATAAAAGGAGAAAATTTCAAAGGTTGTGGAAGTATAGAAGAACTTACCCAGCTATGTTGTTTAAGCTGAAATTTTAAACTCATGTTTCCTTCATGACGCGCCTGAGTGCAGAGTTCAAATAGCTAAGAGAGTCCTAAAGAGCTGGACAAGTCAAATACCACCCTCTCCTTTTTAATCTTATGTTCTTACTTCAGTTTTTTTGCCTCACAGTAGCGCCTTAGGACCTGGGAACGCTGGAAACtaagcagttattgaaaatgGGTATGTAACTCTGTCTTAATTATTACTAATAGCACCCATTATATGTTATTATACATTGCCTGTGTGGGCACCCAGGTTAATATGAACTTTAGAGAGCCGTGGCCAGAAAACTACTCGGTATACTTCTAGATGCCTTAAGATGTTGTATTACCAAACGcgaactacatttcccacaaaCCCACTGGAGTACTTCCTGTAGTGTTTCTACGTTTCCGCTAAACTGTCTGTCAGTTGTGACGTGCTTGCAGGTCCCTTCCAGTCAGATGATGGTGTCACAGGTGGTTGTCTAGTACGATAGACTCGTGTAAAGAATAAACCAAAACTGAATCTGCTATTAAATTGGTTTATGTCTGAAAACAACAATGGGACGATTCCGTATAGTGGCACACTAGCCTGCGTGATTAAGCTAATACATCCGCCTACTGTGCCAAACAACTTCCTGTTACAGTTTCATAGTTGATCTTATGAAAAAGTGCTTTAAATTTTTATCAATTAGTATGATGTAATAATCTGCATCACTGAAGCCACTCATAGTTATGGTGtcttttaaatcacaggcaGGAGGACTTAAGTGAAGACAGGTCCTGACTGGTGGACTACAGTACGTGCTGACAGGTCAGAGAGAAAAGGGAGGTTACCAGGGCACTAGAATATATTGGCCACTCATTACCCTCCAGAACAAGTACTTTGGGAGTCAGTCAGTAAGGTACACACATCTGAAGTGTGTTTGGAAGAGGTTTGGTTTACAGCTGGTTGTTAGCCAGGAATCAAGACCTACAATATGTGGACAGGCTATTCAGAGCAGGGGTAGACCTACTGTAGTAGTTACAGTTTGGCAAGTTGCTCCTGAAGTAAGGCTGGGTAACAGCATAAGCAATGTGGCTCGAAACTGTACACacacctttgtgtaaagatgtgtaTCCTGTTCTTTTGAGTTAAGAGGCAGCTCTCGTTCTTACTCCAAAATACATTCTTACGTTTTACATTGTGCTATCCAGTTTCTGTTTACTGTTGGAAAAAGTCCTGGAAAAGTCCAAAACCTCTGTTAAGGTTTATAAGGTCAAAATTACTGCCCTTCATTTTGTTTGGCTGATTtgctaaatgtactgtataaaggtgTTTATAAAGTTGTTTCTTGCATTCAAAGCAGTGTTGGAAGGCAATGGGTTACCAGTTACTGTTTTAATTGTAATAAGAGCTCAAAATCCGGGTAAAGGTCATCTCTTACACTTTTTTGACAATAATACGATTACAGTTACTTTCAGTAATTTAGAGATTATTTTAAGCAATTCTTTTTGGGATTAATTATGTGAATAAAGCAGAAATGAACTAGAGTATTTACAAAGGGATCTTTTCTAATTCataatgttatttaattattacCCATATGACAATTTAGGAGAAAGTAGGAGACATACAagcattttctgttcttttgcaggaagtacagtactgtatatgcagattTCCCCAGTGTGCTGTGCCTTGGAAAATAAGGTTTTTATGGCATTAGAAGAGTCATGATTCTTGGTGCATGTGCTGGTACACTTCAGATTGGATAAAAAATGCATCATGATCAAAGCTCTGATTTACCTGGTCAACATATACAGTCAGAACATGAAATTAAAGGGGAAACTCAATGCTATGTGTGTATTTCGGTGTTTGAAAGAATCAGAATtgataagtgcatttcaaatcacaatgaatgtaaaatgtacatagtaacatgtaaaaccccctttttacatcacaaaatagactacatttccaggtatgtgcagcaccatattctgtgattcagaacaagcCAGCAAAACATCCAGTGAAGTGAAGCGGttctattacattgtaaacaagcagattTGTGAATACAGGTACATTACTTTTAATCcagcagaaatattgctctccaCTTTGAGACAGTTTCGCAGTCAAATACTAATTATTTATTAACTCTGCATACAGATCACGTTAGAACATTTCtcaggtgaaatgtctgctgcacaacctgtacttattcactcaTGCATCgcattactgtacattagtcATTAGAGTGACTAGAGAGCAGGAAGAGCCGGTTCACAATTCTCATGAACTCTCTACAAAAATAGTGACAGTACTTTCatagttcacaattttgtgtttaattcgGAATATCTTCAATTTTGCCATActatcaattaatttattttataattgagGTTTAATAACCGGCCTGAGAAATTAGGACTACAGTTCCCCTTCAAGTGCAAGTGGAGGGATACTGATTGTGGCCTTCTGTGAAGTCTGGCTTCCTGACTGTTTTGTGAGCTGTGAAAAGATGTCAAGACAGAAGCCCCGTTACTAGAGGGCACTTTAAAGATATTTTTCTTGAAACATAAAACAGATTCTACCTAAGAATAGGAAAATCGAAGACCAATAGTATATAATGAGAAAGGGAGCAATATATaacataattgaaaaaaaaatatttattcagttAGAGAAAAGGAGTGCACTGAATTGCAAAATAGGTAAAACTAGGTTAGTAGGATGGTTGAGCAAGAGACAGAATAGAATAAAGCgttaatataatgtatttttcaggATAACAACAGCAGATGAACAGTAAAGGATGAAGCAGGATGCCTCAGGAAGAGTGAGATAACATTGGTAGTTCCATGTTGAAACTGCAAAGGACCATCAGCCCAGAGCTAATCACGATTTTCATGACATTAAGCAAATAGAGAGCACATGACTCCAGCCCCCAGTGGACAGAAAGCCAGTTCACCAGAGAGCAGCTGGGTGGCCTGGAGCAATCAGGTTAAAGTACCCTGCAAAAAGTACGCCTCAGGGACTTTAACCCACCAGTCCAGAAACTGACccactacagtatgttacactGTCTTCCAAGAAAAGTAACCTGGCTAATATATGGAATTAGTTAAAGTCATATTTCACAAAGGTGTTTATCAAGGAAGAAATTGACAACACATCTCTAGCTGAGCCAAGATAAAGCTTAGCAACATTAAATAGCTTTAGCATAGTATAGAGTTTTTCTGATTACACATTGTACACTATGCTCTTTATTTTCTCTCTGATTCACTGTTGAGAGCTAAGGAGGTTTGCTAGCCACAATTGTTTCAGACACAATAGTGACTTTCGTGATAAGACATGTTTCATAAATTGACTGATTTtgcttaaaattattatttgcaTATAGAAACTGCATTATATCAGCTACAGAACCTTCAAAACAATGTAAGAGGTACATTAAGGTACTCATGCAAAATGTCTCGAGatattttactgaaaaaaatccAGTGCAAAACATTGTCACTACTGTACACATTATTTGAAGAAATACAATAGTAGTTGACACCTTTAACCAAAATACAGCAACAAATGTTTTACTCTTGGTGTGTCTTGGTTCAATTCAAGTATCTGGCTATAGATCTAACACTGTAACACAGTTTGAATATAAAAGTGTGCAACCATCTTCTGAATGCACTCTTTCCACTGCATATTGATCACACAAATAGGCAGATTCTGGGCTACTGCTGTCAGAtatgtatttaaatgtacaaatgtattttaaatcagaatgtggattaaaagtgtttaaatcaaaatatttaaaggatacaattaaaatcttaATTCGCGATGACGTGAAGCCAAAACCGatattttttatacaatttAGGAAAAATACATAGAGTATTTTATATACAAAAAAGCCGCGGTTACTTATATTAATACTATTTGTAGTTTTAATGAGTTATCGAAGCTTCAGCAATTTCAGTTGACTTGCTGTAATTTGCAAAACATGGAAAAATCTTGATTTTACGCGTTTTCAAATTAACAGCATAAAAAACGTAATCTGCCACGAAAGCACACAAAATGCGACcagtttcaaaatatacttccGTCTATTCTCAAACAGGTGTACATTGAATATGCATAACGACTTCTAACAGCCGGATGAACGCAATGAAGTATCTTCGGAGTTCAGTACCAAAATGACGAGGTTAGCTTTCTCTCCGTGCGGATCAAACTGCACAACGGAAACCTTATGATTGACAAGGAAGcgagcccaattgcaaatgaggCACGTGTTCAGCGAGGCTAGAGTAGTCCTATTGCAAATCAAGGAGGACGAAACCCCTAGGAAAGAGATGTTTTATGATTCCGTACCAGTGTCTTGCCTAAtataaaagcaaacaaatgcTTTCCAAGTATAGATTCGTTCTTTCATACAGGAGATCGTTATCTACGTGCTGTCGCAGAAAACCAGCAATACTAACATAGATGAATCTTTAGGTAAGTTTGTGCATTGTACTAATTGCTTCGTGTCATTGTCGTGTGTTTAAACGAATACCTGAAAAAGGTAAGTTATACAACTACGAATTTATTGCATGATttctaggttttatttttctgatgaTCTACTTACTGTGTTTATTGCCTGTGGTGAAATAAATTTTCACTCTAGTAATCTTCAATTCGGAATTTTTCACTTCCGTTTAAAGTTGTGATTATTTTACGGTCGAGAATGTTACTTTCAGGTAGTTAATGTAGCTCCACGTGTAgttcacagtttttaaaatttgttcattTATTACCATTGCTATGAAGTCTTGTATATGCTAAAATATCTAATAGAGTTTGTTTGCTTAACCGCAAGCTGGTGATGCAGTGTTTCATATGAAAACCTGTGCGGAAAGTTGCgcattttttaatgattcatCGTCTCAAAGAAGTGTGAAAGTATTAGTGGtagaaatattttctgtaatcGAACACGTTTatctgtgttttgtattttcaaagTGCGACTTTGAAACCCTTAACGATTCGTCTAGCGACATAACAACTGTAATGTATGCAGAAACAGCGCTTTGTTATTCAAAATAACCTGTAAGCAGTAAGCCTACAGCGgtttatatataatacatataataaTCTTAATGCACTAGTGTGTCTGTGTAGTTTTTGATGCCCTTTTCTGGTTGCAGACGGTGGTTTTGTCCAGACAGAGGAATGCAGGGTCTGTTTCTGGTGGAGCCCGTTGTCGGCTTTTATGCGTTTGCCAATTTTTTGGCATTTCCACTCCTGCAACAGTATGTGTACCGCCGACTGTGGCAGCAGGTGACGAACACCTCATATCCAACTGGCAACGACAACACGTCCGCTTGCAATCCGAACAGCACCAACGTCACTAACCATCATGAGGTGAGAGACTTCACTACAGACACTTTTATAGTAAACGAGCGAGGTGTTTTCGCAGTTTGCCAATGGTTTCACCCCGTTTGTATAATTTCCACCACTTTGTTTCACCTAACTTTTCACAAACTCAACGTCTCTCTGATCTCGGTTATACGTATTCCTAGTCTCCCTGAAACAAGTCATATTTGAAATACTTCTTcgctgttgattttttttttaatttaaaataatataaaatttaatttatttctgtgtGGGACTGTAAGAAAGGCTAAATATCTTCCAAATGTCCAGTCGTTACACATATTGACAATTGTGAGACGCCAGAAGTGCCCGGTCGAATGTTTGACACACCTAGTCTCTGTGGTATTTAGTTTGGCATTTTACCagtcttttttcccccacaagGACAATAACACTGACTTAACAGCACTTCCATATAATTGACGGGGGGATTTCACTTCTgcttttttattctcttttttaaCAAGCTGTTGAGAAAGGCATTTTTGTTCTACTGTGACAAACAACATGAACTGTCTTTTGCTTTTATCTCCTTTCAGGgacacattttgtttaaaaaaataccccaTTGGTTCTCGAAAGTTGGGATGCaaagactatacagtatataaaaagcaTTTTCCTCAAGTTTTAGATACTAACAGGGTACATCAAGTATTGTATTACCTCACcacatttcccagtcaaatCTAATTGACTGAGGTGTGTTCCCTCGTTAGCACAATGTACCTCTCTACAATCCATGAAGCTATAGGTAATGTACCCCAGGGTATATACAAATAACATAAATACTTGTACAAATTAAAATGTCGCAAATCAATGATCAAGAATTGTTTCCCTTTGTAAAGAAGGGAAAGCACTGGCaggacaaaaataaacaaagtgTTTAAGATCTTTGTACAGCAGTTTATAAATGCGAACAGATCTACTGAACAAGCCACCAGCTTTGAAATGACAACTCCCATAAACAAAAATTCCAGTTATCAGATTGatattctttaaataaacttaattggcattatttaaaaaaaattacatggaCATGTTCTCCAAATAGACTTGCTCTGAGCTTTTctaatacacatttttaagtATAAAAAATGATGTACCGGGGATATGACAAATGCATCTATTCATGAGTTAATTAATAGTCCAATGAATTTAAATACCCAAAATTAAGATTCAACTAATTTTGTTATCTTGTTATATTAATTTTTGAAATCTTGTTATATTAAAGTACATTAAGTCCAATGAGTACAGTCAGCTTCGGTATCATTAATGTTTGGGCCATGTAAAACAAGTGTTGAAAATCTGTATTAGTGAACAAAAACTGAGTCGGCAGCCTCTCTTCTAATTTTGCAATCCTTTAATTATAAGAAAAACATCATGTTTGCAGTTTTAGGGTACGAAACAAACTTCCCAAAGCTCTTAtttgtaattttcatttttctttatttttgcagGATGTCCAAAAAGCAGCCTCTTTGTTCTCGCTCTACAATGAGCTGTTCTCCATCATTCCCAGCCTCCTGGTCACTCTAGTGCTGGTGTCTTACAGTGATTATCGAGGACGCAAGATCAGCATCCTCCTCCCTGTGATTGGGTCTCTGATCGCTTCAGTCACCTATCTCTGTGTGTCCTACTTCAGCCTGAGCCTCTACCTGCTGATCGTGTCCAACTTCGTGAGCTCTCTGTTTGGGGGCTTTGGGACTTTCCTGGGTGGCTGCTTCTCGTATGTGGCCGATATCTGTGATGACAGCAAGAAGAAGATGCTGCGAATGTCCAGCATGGACATGGTTCTTGGTTTGCTGTCGGGGGTGGCTTCCGTTTCGACTGGCTATTTCTTAAGGTCAACTGGTTTTAACTGGCCCTTCTTTGCCTCTTCCGTGTTTCACTGTATCAATATACTATACATCATCTTTATCCTGGAAGAGACAGTTAAAAATCCTTATTCCAACATCCAGAACGGGCCCACCCACAAGCCTCTCAAGAAGGTGGTTTATGGAATCTACCTCCTCTTTGCATCCTCGAGTAGGAAGAGGTCAATTCTGCTCGTCCTAATGATTTTGAGTTTCACGTTCTTTATTATTGCCAACCTGGGTGGCGTGTCCATTTTCATCCTTTACGAGCTGAACGTGCCCTTGTGCTGGAACGAAGTGCTGATTGGGTATGGCTCAGCCCTCTCCACCATCGTGTTCCTGACCAGTTTTGCTGGCGTGTACTGCCTTTCCTACTGTTTTTCAGAGGCTGCCATAGTGTTTATTGGGTTGCTGTCGTTCATGGCTGGCATGATCATGACAGCATTTGCCAAGACCACACTGCTCATGTTTCTTGGTAAGTGCcttcatttttaacaatatgTCAAACTGCCTTTGACCTGGATATAATATTATAAACTATGTCCAATTAATTGTGTACTAGCAACCTGTTACCGGCAGCCTTTTTCCTTGTCCCAATTTATGTAATAATTTGACAGGGGGATTAAAAGGCTTATTTGGCTCTGCCAAATaaccaatttaatttttttctggaaaatggTAACAGCTTCGATATCTAAATCCACCAACATTGTTTTACTCAAAAAGTTTTCAAAGACcatataataaaaattattttatatatcatctttaaaaataattggctCAATATTGACAAAAAGCACTTTAtccaaaatacagaaaaaatacaaagccAAGAAAACTAAGTAGATACAGAGAATACAACAATCACAAAACATCTCtctgaaaaagttttttttagctAAGCTTAAAAGCACCCAAAGTGACAGTTCTGGGTTTCGTCTGGATTTGTGTTCCAGGGCGTTGGAGCACAGCCGCACAAGGCACAATTACTCACACTTTTTATTAGTTCATCTTGTGCTGGAAACGGAGCAGTAAAATTA from the Lepisosteus oculatus isolate fLepOcu1 chromosome 5, fLepOcu1.hap2, whole genome shotgun sequence genome contains:
- the LOC102698400 gene encoding lysosomal proton-coupled steroid conjugate and bile acid symporter SLC46A3; translated protein: MQGLFLVEPVVGFYAFANFLAFPLLQQYVYRRLWQQVTNTSYPTGNDNTSACNPNSTNVTNHHEDVQKAASLFSLYNELFSIIPSLLVTLVLVSYSDYRGRKISILLPVIGSLIASVTYLCVSYFSLSLYLLIVSNFVSSLFGGFGTFLGGCFSYVADICDDSKKKMLRMSSMDMVLGLLSGVASVSTGYFLRSTGFNWPFFASSVFHCINILYIIFILEETVKNPYSNIQNGPTHKPLKKVVYGIYLLFASSSRKRSILLVLMILSFTFFIIANLGGVSIFILYELNVPLCWNEVLIGYGSALSTIVFLTSFAGVYCLSYCFSEAAIVFIGLLSFMAGMIMTAFAKTTLLMFLVRLPMLFAFMPAPVLRAMMSKIVSKSEQGALFACVAFLESLSASATFAVFNSIYAATVAWFSGFSFLVAGGLCVIPMILMGFVVYMGVEDGSEIKPLLAEKEAGSD